One window of Candidatus Bathyarchaeota archaeon genomic DNA carries:
- a CDS encoding nitroreductase family protein, translated as MHFIVLTEYEIKKELPKRLFTKHIKDSPITVVGCANMRFLNRKWSIIGTSIALQNMVITAWVMGVGSCWIGSFNEDKVKRLLNISDNWRVVALVYFGYPSEKHHQKRRKPLEKITSFNKL; from the coding sequence TTGCACTTCATCGTTTTAACCGAATATGAGATCAAAAAAGAGTTACCCAAACGACTCTTCACCAAGCATATCAAAGATTCACCAATTACCGTCGTCGGATGTGCAAATATGAGGTTTCTTAATAGAAAATGGTCTATTATTGGGACTTCAATTGCATTACAGAACATGGTCATTACTGCTTGGGTTATGGGAGTCGGATCATGTTGGATAGGAAGCTTCAACGAAGACAAGGTCAAACGACTGTTAAACATTTCTGACAATTGGAGAGTCGTAGCGCTTGTTTATTTTGGATATCCCAGTGAGAAACACCACCAAAAAAGAAGGAAGCCTCTTGAGAAGATAACAAGCTTCAATAAGCTCTAG